The DNA region tttgTGTGACAGAGATTCATATTGATTTTCTCAAAGAAGTGCATTGACCATTTGATCAATTGTGCCTTTCACATTCGCATAAGGTAAAAATTTGACCCTATGTTTCTTCCTTCTCATGAACTTCTTTCTTAGAATTGTTTTCTTCTGATGAATTGTTTAGTATGCAATACTTATGTAACACATCTATTTGTTTCATTCCATGCCACTTCTTCAAAAAGTTGTATATAGACGATAACAGTTTGAAGACAAAATTTACTGGATTTGGGGCACTGTTTTCAGTAGACATGTACTTGAGGAGGTCTGTTATTTTGTCAACTATAAATTTTGGGAAAGTTGACAATTCTAGATAAAAATTGTTGTAGTAGCTACACAAATTTTCATAGCAATATGATTGCGTTGATGATTGGTTTTCTCACTGCTTAAGCACATTTGGTGTGCCACTGCTGAATGAATTACTTGAAAATGATCTTTAGCATATATGATATGAGAATGAGCAGTATCTAGTAGTTACATTTTAGCTATGATAAGATGTGCTTTATGAGACACGAAATTCTTAGTGTATGATTCATGAGATATAAAGGAGTTAACATCGATTTTTCTCTTTTGTGAGATGCACTTCCTTGCATCATTTCACGGATGTGCAGGTTTCAAGTTGTTCTTATATAGTATTGAATGGACTGCAAAAAGTTCTTGCAATTGGTTGAAGATAAGAAGAAGAGAATTCTGGATAGGAAAGAGGCCCCCTTGAAATGGGAGCAGAAACTAGAAGCTGGTGCTATGGCAAAGGCTGATGCAGAAGCAAGGGAGAGGAAAGTAAAGGCTTCAACAAAGCACAAAAGAAGGTCCTACTCTGAATCACACAGTGACAGTGATTCTGACAGCGGTTCCTCCGATCGGAAGCATAGAAAAAGAAGAGTTCACAAGAAGCACAGGATGCATGGCAAGTCTGATGCAGAAGGTGGTGGGAAAAGGAAACACAGATCCAACAAAAGGAACTCAAGCTCTAGTGATGAAGATAGCGGTGAGGATGATTCATGTAGGAAGAGGCACACTCACAGGAGGAAGCATAGACGGTCGTCCACAAGGGACTCCAGCAGCACAAGCAGCGAAGATGATGAAAAAAGATCTAACAGGAAAAGTCATTCTAAGCACCACAAGTGCCATCATCAGTCAGGTGATGAAGATTCTAGTTCGGACTCTAAAATAAGGAAAAGAAGCTCCAGGCACCGGCGGCAACGCAGGTCAAGTGCTGAAGTATCATCTGATTATGACGATTACAAACACAATAGGGGTTCTTCCCTAGACAAATCATCAGATGGAGAGTATGAGACTGGGAAGCCAAGGGATAacaaaaagtctcctcataagcATGGGCACCACCTTCACCACCGCAGTGACCACCACAAACATGGCCATAATCATATTCCAGTGGAGCCAGATATGGTTGTTGGGACAAATGGAGCTagcaaaaattagatttttttaagcATTGATAGCAGCATCCATGTAAACTTGATCCCCGGCTAAATTACTGATTGTTGACTTATTGATTATTTATGGCTTTCAGACTGAATGATTCTCTCGGACTCAGATTTTTGCTGAATTAGTGTTTTCATGCATTGTCAGCAGCCCATTTACGCAGATATGGGACCCGAGCTGGAAATCTTGAATGATGACTATAAGACTCATTTATCTTTAATTGCCTGCCTGTATATGAATAGTTGACTTTTGACCGTTTCAATTAACCTGGATGAATCTTTGTATGTTAGGTAACTTACATGATTTTGTAATATGGGGGGTAGGAATCTTCAAAGGTTCTCTGTAGTGTGACCTTCTGAGCTCATTTAGTTCTGGAATGGAAATTTTCAATTCGGATTTGCATAATTTAAAACAGGTAGTATTCTTGCTTCATaatatttttattcatttattattttcataaagTTCAGTTGTTCTCTATGATGGGTAATATAACTTTATAACCT from Zingiber officinale cultivar Zhangliang chromosome 4B, Zo_v1.1, whole genome shotgun sequence includes:
- the LOC121977069 gene encoding CAX-interacting protein 4-like, with translation MDCKKFLQLVEDKKKRILDRKEAPLKWEQKLEAGAMAKADAEARERKVKASTKHKRRSYSESHSDSDSDSGSSDRKHRKRRVHKKHRMHGKSDAEGGGKRKHRSNKRNSSSSDEDSGEDDSCRKRHTHRRKHRRSSTRDSSSTSSEDDEKRSNRKSHSKHHKCHHQSGDEDSSSDSKIRKRSSRHRRQRRSSAEVSSDYDDYKHNRGSSLDKSSDGEYETGKPRDNKKSPHKHGHHLHHRSDHHKHGHNHIPVEPDMVVGTNGASKN